From Niallia sp. Man26:
ATACATTTAAATTTGTCTAAAAATTCAGAACGAAGAGAAGAAACAGGCAATATAAAGATTTCTAATGTACCTCAAGATAGCTTAGACCTAGGCGTAGGTTATTCACTAGAATTAAACAGTCTAGTCATAGAACAAGAAAGCCAAGTATATGGAACCATTGTAATGGATAGCCCGCAAGATAAATTAGAAGTTCACTTTGACAATCGAGGAAATACTGGTAACTATATTTTAAAAGTATTATATGATTACGAAGAAGTCGCTTTTAAAATTGATAATAAAAATTATCAGAGCTCATACCCCTTTCATTTGGAGACAGGTAAATCAATTAGGTTTCCAATTGAGCTAGCCTCAAATATAACTGCAGATAAGCATTTACATAAGCTATTAGTGGCTGTCTATGCATCTCCTGAAAAAAATGCAAGTACAATTGAAGCCATGACAAATGAATATGGAATGACCCTAGACTATGAGATTACTTTTAATAAAAGCAATCAATCGTTTAACTCTAATAAGGAGTATACTTCTCCTGAAAAAAAGATAAAAGCTGAATATCAAGGATTAATGGTAAATGAAAATTTTAATAATTTTAAAGAAATATTATATCCGCCATACAACCTAAAAGCCAAAAAGGGTGAAAAAATTAAACTAGCTTATAACGCTGGAAAATATCCAGAGGCAAAGGATTATTTAATTATCAGTATGCTGGATTGGAAACAAACAGAGATGAATGGTGCACCTTATTTATTTATAAAAAATGATCCTAATTCTATTGATTATGGCACATTTTTTATAAAAGCTCCGGAAAAAGAGGGCTTATATGAATATTCTGCAGTTATTGTGCCGGATCCCTATAAACATAAAAATGAGGTGATTTTTTCTACGATAGACACCGGTTATCGTTTTACGATAGAAGTTGAATAGTGTGAACATCCGTGATATTAAAAAAGAATTCACCCAAATAAGTGAATTCTTCTTTAACATCTAGTTATTTGTCTGTATCGATTTCTCAGCTAATTCTGCCAGCTCTTGAGCGGTTTTGCTCATTTCTTGCATGGTTGCAGAGAATTCTTGAATAGAACCAGCCTGCGTATCTGTTAATTTATTAATATTATTAAACGCATTTCCCAGGTCTTTAATTAAGTTCTGAATGGTTTTTGTAATATCGTTAATTTGACCAACATTATCTTTAGAATTAGTGGCCAGTTTCCTAATTTCATTTGCTACAACTGAGAAGCCTTTACCAGAGTCTCCGGCTCTGGCTGCTTCAATTGCAGCATTTAGGCCTAACAGGTTGCTCTGGTCTGATATTCCTTTTACTACAGTCGATATGTTTCCAATTTCCTCAGCACTGTTGCTTACTTGGCTTATTTGAGAGGAAACTTCTGTTACTTGTTCAGAAAGCTGGGAGACAGATGTACTGATTTCCTCGATGGATGCTGCTGTCTCTTCCACAATAGCCGAAAAACTTTCTGCCATTTCATAAAGCTGGTTTGCCTTCTCTAGACTTGTCCCTAAACCGACTCCCCCTATTACTCTTCCATTCTCGTCATGTAAAGGGATGGCTCTTGCTATCAATGGAAAACCAAATAATTCTTTCTGTACCATCGCCGCTTTGGCTTCATTACGTCTCACTGCCTCTGTAATGATGTCACCTTCCGCTAATGGATCGCCAGGAGTTACATTCAAAGAAAAACTCTTACCAGGCACATTCATTAATAATTTTTCCGTATCATAAATTCCGATAGTGATATCGTCTTGGACTAAATTATTTAAATAAGGTGCTACTTTAATAAAAGCCTCCAGCAATTCAGAAGTTACAGCACCTTTATTTTCCTCTTTTACATCTATCATTTCTCCACCTCTTTCTATCATTAATAAGGGAATAACCTTTGTCCGTAATTAACGGAAATCCATTTTAATGTCGTAAACTCCTCTAAACTCCACTCACCGTTTAAGCGGCCAAGCCCTGATTGTTTTTCACCGCCAAAGGCTACGATTGGTTCATCGTTAATCGTTACGTCATTTACATGAATCATACCAGTATGGATTTTCTTAGAAATTTCTACTCCTCTTTCCACATTAGCTGTGTGAATAGCACCGCTCAATCCGAAAGGTGTATTGTTAGCAATAGTGATGGCTTCTTCATCCGTGCTGAAAGGTATGACACAAACTAACGGGCCAAACAATTCTTCTTGAGTTAGTTTAGATTCTGGATCTTTTACTTCAAGTATAGTAGGCTCTACTAATCTCCCTTTAATTTTTCCTCTTAACAATGGATTTGCACCTTCTTTTATCGCAGTTTCAATAATGTCTGCTAATACTTGTGCCTGTCTGTCATTGATTACAGGTCCAATTACTGTCTCTGGGTCTCTAGGATCCCCTGTTTTCAATGACGCTGCCTTTTGAACATATTTGTCAATAAATGTGGAATAAATGGATTCAAGCACTAGAATACGATTTGCAGACATGCAAATTTGTCCTTGATGGGTAAATCGACTAAAAGTTGCAGCATTAACTGCATATTCTAAATCAGCATCTTCCATCACAATAAACGCGCTATTGCCGCCAAGTTCAAGTAATGGCTTTTTAAAGTTTTTCACAGCTAATTGGCCAATATAGCTTCCGACTTTAGTTGAACCAGTAAATGAAATGATCCGAGGAATTGGGTGTTCTACAAATGTATCTCCAATTTCTTTAATATCTGTGACTACTACATTTAATAGCCCTTTCGGAACTCCTGCTTCTTCAAAAATTTTGCCAATAAGTGTTCCGCCTGTTACTGGCGAATGTTCATGTGGCTTTAAGACAACACCATTTCCCGCTCCTAAAGCAGGTGCTACTGATTTAACTGATAAGAAGAAAGGAAAATTAAATGGACTAATTACCCCTACTACACCTGCTGGAATTCTATATAATCTGTTTTCTTTCCCATCCTCTACAGAAGGCAAGATTTTACCTTCCATACGCAATGGGAAAGTTGCAGCTTCCTTTATCATATTTTTTACTAAACCAATTTCAAACGCTGCTTTAAGTTTTGTGCCACCAAGTTCGTCGATGATTAGGTCTGTAATTTCTTCTTCATGTGCTTCTATGTAAGATACTGCTTTCTCGAGGATATCCCGCTTCTTATAAGGATTTACCTTATCCCATTCTTCCTTTGCCTTCTCTGCTGCACGGTATGCCAGATCCACATCGGATTTGTCTGCGATAATAAAGCTTGTTAAAATCTCATCATTATAAGGATTAATGTTTTCCATCGCTTTGCCGCTATTACCATCTCGCCACTCACCGTTTATAAACTGCTTTCCTAATGATTCAAAACTTAACATATTGAATATCCTCCTTTAATTGTGTAAAAGATTTGCTTGCAGATACATGCTCCTGCATTCCTCTAATAAAAAAACTAAGCACTAACTTTATTTATCAGTCGATAAGCAAAATGTATAAACAGTGCTAATTTGTTTCAAGAAGATACTGCATAAAAGAAAGTGCTACCATAATACTAGAAAATCGGTAAAAGCTTTTTCTAGCATACTGTTGTTATTGTATCCTCCTAAGCTATAATTTATCGTAAAAGCTGTAAAACACATTTACCATAATTACTAAATAACAACATTGTTGGTATATTATTCTTTAATAATTATTTCGTCATAAATAAATCGATCTTAATAGTTCTAAATACCTAATTGATAATGGTAATCATACTCATTAATACTGTTTTCCACACAAATAAGCCGATTAATGGATGATTAATCGGCTAAAATTTTATTTTTCATATATTAATTCTATGTTTAGGTGCTGGTTATTTTTCTTAATGCCTTAGCAAGCCTGTTTATACCGACCGGGATTTCTTGATCGTCTACTTTACCGTATGTTAACCGCATATAGCCAGATTTCGTGCCTAAGATAGAGCCGGGTGTGAATATCACCCCCTCTTCAATCGATTGTTCTAACAAGCGAATTTCGTCCATTCCGCCAGTTAATCTGCACCATAAATGGATACCTCCGTGGGGAAAATAGTAGTCAACTTGCTCTCCCAGAATTTCTGCGATACTATCTATCATAATATCCCGTTTTTGCTCCAATTTGCTTTTTAAAGCCTCAATATGCTCTGTAAAGTAATCAGAACGTAAGAATTCAGTGCCAATCCATTGGGAGAAGACAGAATGCCCGAAATCAAACTGCTGTTTTGCATCTGCAAGTCTCTCTATAACGGGAGTTGGTCCGATTACCCAGCCAATTCTGAAACCAGAAGCAGCAATTTTAGTTAAGGAGCTTATATACAGGACATTCCCATTTTCATCTAATGACTTTAATGTATTTGTATCTTCCTCTGTATAGTTAAGGAGACTATATGGATCATCCTCGACAATGGGGATGCCGAATTCTGAGGAAATATCTAATATTCTTTTCCGTTTAGCAGCAGGCAAAATCATCCCTGTAGGATTCTGGAAGATAGGATTCAAAAATATCATTTTTATTTGATGCTTTTTGTGCAAATCAATAAGCTCCTCTGGATTAATACCTTCTTTGCCTACATCCAAATGAAATACTTTTAGCCCTGCTGACTTAAAAATCGGCAAACTGTAGTGATAAGACGGATTTTCAATAACAACAGCATCCCCTGGTTTCAAAAGGCATTCAATAATTAGATGAATAGCCTGTTGGGCTCCTGAAGTAATCAGAATGGAATTGGGTGTAGTTTCTATCCCCTTATCTTGTTTCACATGATCACTAATCGTTTTACGAAGCTCAATATTCCCCTGTGGATGATCGTATCCTAAATGGCCAGTAAAGCTTTTGGAATTGATTATTTTTTTGACATAATCCTCCGGCATAAGTTCATTCGAAAGCTCTCCGCTGGCAAAATTTACGAGACTGGACTCCTCAGATATATGTCTTATCCGTTGAGCAACAGGCATATTAGCCTGAAAAGAACCCCTTTCAATATATTTATTCCAGCTTGGAATTCGCCTTTTTGTCAGCCCCCATATATCCTTGCTGACAATCGTTCCGCTTCCTCGTTTTCTTTCGACTAGGCCATTTGCTTCCAGCTCTGAATAGGCTGCAACAATAGTACTTCTGTTCACCTTGTATGCTTCTGCTAACTTTCGTTCGGAAGGCAACGGTTTATCAATCGGAAACAGTCCATTCTGTATCCCCTGTTCGATATGCTCTACAATTTGCTTATAAACGGCTTTCCCTTTACTTTTATCTGGTTTCCAATCCATTTTTTTTAAATCTCCAGTAATTAATTATTATTTCATTAACTATCATTATTCTTCTCTTAATTTGCCTATAAACAATATTATATACTATCCGTTTACTGCTCCTAAAAATATACCTAAATGTGTATATTCTTTGATAATTCTTGCTTCTACGTGTCCCATCTCGCCACTTGCTCGCTACTATGGTTAATATAACACTCCACAAGTGTAAATTCCCGACGTATTAGCCACCGGTACATATATACTGTCTCGTTAAGTGAGAATGGTATATTTTTTTGCCTGTTTTAAATTAATAGCTGCATTTTCATCTCTATCTAACGTATGACCACAAGCATTGCAGATAAAATTACGTTCTGATAGGGATAGTTTCAGTTTTTTGGTTTGACACTTAGAACATAACTTACTAGAAGGATAGAACTTATCCACTTCTCGTAATTCAACCCCTAATTTCCTACACGTATGTTTAAGATTTGTTTTAAACTGATAGAATTTTTGATTCGCTATGATTCGAGACAAGTGTTTATTTTTCATCATACTCTTTATATTTAAATTCTCTAATGTTATGAAAAGTGGCTTGGTTTTCATCACTTCACGTATAACATAGGCTTGATATGCATTTCGAATGTTTGTTAAGCGTAGATGTAATTTTTGTATTCTTTGAATATTTTTATTTAAATTTTTTCTTTGATTAGCTTTTGCTTCACCATCTGTTTTTGTTAGTTTCTTATAGTGTTCATATTTTCTGGAAAGAGAACGTTGTTCTCTCTTTAGCTTTCTTTCTAGCTTTTTAATTCGTATGGATTTGTTAATGTTTTTAAAGATTCTTTTATCGCTTAAAATAGCAAAATCCTTTAACCCTAAATCTATTCCTAACCCTTCCTCATTCAAGACTTCATGCACTAGCTCTACCTCTTCCTTAACTAAAACAGAAATAAAGAATCTGCCTGCTGTTTCTTCAACAGTACAACTCGTGACTAGACTATTGGTAGGAATATAACCTTTTTCTTTCAAACTAACCCACCCAAGGGTTGGCACCTTAATTCGATGACGTTCTACCTCTAAATCGGTTTTATTGTTTTTAGGAAAATAGACTTTCACATCTTGGCGGTTTTTCTTTTTAAAACGGGGAAATTTACTTTCTCCTTTGAAAAACTTTCTAAAAGCAGTGTCTGCGTTCATAATCGATTTCTTTCTAGCTTTCGAAGATACATCCTTAATCCAAGGTTTCTCAATAGAGAGTTCATTATTCACATATTTATCAAATTCCATACCACCAAAAAACCTGGCTTCTTTTGCATAAAGCTCTTTATTATAGGAAATAAAAGCATTGTAAAGAAAACGACAAACACCGATAGTGTTTGTTACTTTATATATCTGTTTGGCATTCAAGTATATCTCTGTTTTATAAGCTTTCATCCTTTTAAATCCTTATCTTCAATTATCTTTTTTTGTATTTTCTTCGCCCATAGATTCTGCAAGAAAAAACATGAATAATAGAAATTAAATCTTGTATCATTTCTTCATGAGGAGAGAATTTTTCATTCTTAACAACGATTAATATAACACCAAACTTAATTATAAATCTCTCAAACCAATCATAACCAAAACGAATAAATCTATCTTTGTGGGTTATGTATACTTCAGAGATATTTCCTTCCTGTATATCGTCCAGTAGTTTATTCCATTTTTCTCGGTTGTAGTTTAATCCACTACCAGTATCCTCAATAATTTGATCCACAATTATACCTTGGTATTAACATATTGTTTTAAAAATTACACTTGGTTATTTAAAACATCTTTCTTCTGCCTGGAATTGGCTACTCTTGCATATGCAACAACTTTTCCTTCCTTCTTATTTTCCGAAAAAGATAAGTTTCCTGTGTATTTTAGTAGTATAATATCTTCTATTACTAGTCGTTCGGTGGCTTTTAACATACCTTCTCCATCTTTGTAATGTTCTTACTGTAATGTTAAGTATACTTGCAAACTCATTTGGTTTATAATGTTTTTTCCATGGCACATTCTAACTCGTTTAAACACTTTTGTCCATTTATATCACTACTTTTAATAACTCCTTTTAAAATAATCCGTTTTAAAACTGTTGCACGTTATCATGGTTAATCACAAATAAAAAACCCTTTAGGGAGAAATGCAGCATCTCTCGTTAATGAGAGTTTATGCTGCTCTCTACCTAAAGGGTGTTCTTTACGTGTATATCAATTAATAAGGATCTGCATCATGCCCCTTATCAACCGCTTGCTCTGGTGCTTTATCACTTTCCTTGTTTCCTAATGGATGACTGCTAGGCTTATCGCTTGCAGCATTAGCCAATCCTTCTCGCAAACGGTGCCCGTATTCTTCGTCTGCCTCTTCAGCAAGTGCAATCATTGCATCTTGAATTCTTTGATCACATTGAGACAAGTCTCCGACAAGATTGGAGATTAATTCATCCTTTTCCCATTGTTCAAATTCCCTGTATGTTTGACCTGCTTGTTTTGTATTGTCGTTTCGGTCAATAGATTCGCGGACAAGATTACCCTCAACTCTTGGACTATAATCCTTGCCAGAAGGCTCTGCTTCCTTCAAGCCACCGAGAATAGAAGGTTCATAGTTAATATGCTTGTCCTTTCGGTCCACATGATACTGCATTTGACCGCCGCTTTGATTAGTAGCAACTCTCTTCTTCGGTGCATTGATTGGGAGCTGAAGATAATTTGCTCCTACACGGTGGCGCTGTGTATCAGAATAAGAGAATGTTCGTCCTTGAAGCATTTTATCATCTGAGAACTCTAAGCCGTCCACAAGGACACCTGTACCAAATGCTGCCTGCTCTACTTCTGCAAAATAGTCTTCTGGATTTTTGTTAAGAACCATCTTACCTACTGGAATCCAAGGGAACTCATCTTTCGGCCACAGCTTCGTATCATCAAGCGGGTCAAAGTCTAGCTCAGGATGTTCTTCATCGCTCATAAATTGAACAAACAGCTCCCACTCTGGGTAATCCCCTTGTTCGATGGCATTGTATAAGTCTTGAGTGGCATGATTGAAATTAGTAGCCTGAATTTCATTGGCTTCCTTTTGAGTAAGATTCTTAATTCCTTGCTTTGGTTCCCAATGGTATTTCACCAGAACCGATTCTCCTTCGCCGTTCACCCATTTATATGTATTGACACCTGATCCCTGCATCATGCGGTAGTTTGCGGGGATTCCCCAAGGAGAATAAACGAAAGTCACCATATGGAATGTTTCCGGTGAGCTTGCACAAAAATCGAAGAACCGCTCTGGACTTTGAATATTCGTGACTGGGTCTGGCTTAAAGGCATGTATCATATCAGGAAACTTCATTGCATCACGAATAAAGAATATCTTCAAGTTATTTCCGACAAGATCCCAGTTTCCGTCTTCTGTATAGAATTTCACAGCAAACCCTCTTGGATCACGAAGCGTTTCCGGTGAATGCCCTCCATGTATGACAGATGAAAAACGAACAAAGACAGGAGTACGCTTGCCTTTTTCTTGGAAAAGCTTAGCACGTGTATATTTGGAGATATGTTCATCCCCAGCTGTGCCATATGCCTCGAAATAACCGTGAGCACCTGCACCACGGGCATGTACAACACGCTCTGGAACACGCTCCCTGTCAAAATGACTAATTTTTTCAATGAAATTATAATTCTCTAACGTTGCGGGACCTCTGTTGCCGACAGTCCGAATATTCTGGTTATTCGTTACAGGATGTCCCTGTCTATTCGTTAATGTATCTTCGTTTTCTCGTTTATTTTCATTCTTTGACTGTTCGTTTCTCAACCTTCTTCATCCCTTTCTCATTACTATTTGGACAATATTGTCCAATTTTATCCTATGAAACTATTACCCCGTTTTTATTAAAATAATCCTTATTTAAGAATAAATACAAAAAAGCCTCAGGTATTTTCCTTTAACCTTAACATTTCTTACATTAGCTTGATTACATTCACCAATAACCACCCTTTTGCTATGAACTGGAAAATAAATCTAGTATAATTGTTTTATTATTGTTTTAAGGAGACATGCTTTTGAAAACACTCATCAAAAATAAATACATATGGATTTTTATTACATACTTATTGATGATGACAATTTTTCCGATAGGGATTAAATTACTTTTTTACTTAGTTGGAGTAGGAACAACGAAGGAGGTAGCTTTTGGGGATTATCAAATCAGCAGTCCAATGCTGAGCGTTGTTCTTAACCTTCTCATTCTATTTTTCATATTAGGATTTATCGTTTTTCTCTATGTAAAAACGTCATTATTCCAGTGGAAAAAACCAATTGTAAAAGGTAAAGATCTGTTATATGCTGTTTATGTTTTTTTCGGAGGAAAAATAGCAACTGCGATTGTAGTTGTCATTATCTCTTTGTTGTTCGGTCTGAATATGGAGGAAGCTCCGCAAAACCAGCAAGCGGTAGAGCAAATGATTCGTACAAGCTTCATTACTGTTATTCAAGTAACGATACTTGCGCCAATTATTGAGGAATTTTTCTTCCGCAAAGTTATCATTGGACATATTTTCACCAAGCATAAATATTTAGGATTATTGTTTAGCTCCATATTATTTGGCGGTATGCATATGCTTGCCGGTTTCTCTTTGCCTGGGATGATATTGTACAGCGGGTTAGGATTTTTCTTAGGCTTAGTCTATATAAAGACAAATCGTTTAGAAACTTCCATCATTGCGCATGGTTTTAATAACTTTATATCCTACTTATTAGTACTTATTGTTCGATAGCAATAAATAAAAAACATCCCAATTGATTAGCTGCTTACACAATTGGGATGTTTACTGTTATCTTTCATAGGAAAACCTAGCAAGGAATTGTTTTGTTCGTTCTTCCTTTGTTTGTTCAAAAACTTCCTTTGGGGTGCCTTGCTCAACAATGACACCATCTTCCATAAAAACGATTCTGTCGGCAATGTCATATGCAAAGCTCATTTCATGTGTGACAATAACCATTGTGACACCACTTTCGGCAACCTTTTTTATGACATCTAGTGTTTCTCCGACTAATTCTGGATCAAGGGCGGAGGTAGGTTCATCGAATAGAATGACCTCTGGATTCAAAGCAAGTGCCCTCGCAATACCGACACGCTGCTGCTGACCGCCTGACAGCTGGTGGGGATAAAAATCCTCCTTATCCTTTAAGCCGACCTTTTCCAGCAGTTCTAATCCAGTTTGATACGCTTTATCCTTTGACACTTTCCTAGCTATCACTAGTCCTTCCATAATGTTTTCTATCGCTGTTTTATGGAGGAATAAGTCATATTGCTGAAAGACCATCGCTGTCTTTCGTCTGAGCTCCAATATATCTTTAGAACTTGCCTTCTTGAAATGGACCCTTTTATCACTTATTGTCAGCTCGCCGGAATCTGCCCTTTCCAGAAAATTCAGGCATCTCAAGAAAGTTGTTTTACCTGAACCACTCGGGCCTAGTATGACGACAACCTCACCCTTTTTTATTTGCAGATCAATTCCTTTAAGAATTTCATTTTTCCCGAACTTTTTGGAGATTTTTTTAATTTCTATCATGCGAAGCCTCTCCTTTTGCTGCGGCTGAAATAACGTTCATAGCCGGATGATATTCCCTCTAGTGCGGCACAAACGGGCCAGTAAATTAAGGATGCAGCCACATAAGCTTCTAGGAAGCGATAATTGACGTTTGCCTCAATTAGCGCACCATTCAATATATCAACAACTGAAACCATCGATACTAAAGAGGATGCCTTGATCAAGGAAATTAGCGTACTGTTTATCATAGGAAAGGCAATCGGAAATACTTGCGGAATTACTACTCTCCTAATTACTTGTGTCCCAGATAGTCCTATTGAATATGCAGCATCAAACTGTCCTTTTGGGATGGCAGACAGTGATCCTCTAAAGATTTCAGACAAACCGCTAGTGGCGTATAATGTTAAAGCAAAAATTGCTACCCATTTTCTGTCAATATTTTTGAAGCTGATATCCCATGACCAAGACTTTGCCAGCTGATCCAACATATCGGAACTGATAATATAAGTAACTAATAAAATAAGAATGACAGGAATCGCTTTAAAGATGGTCACAAACCACTTAAAGAAAGTGGAAAGGACCGAGATTTCATAAAATCGTACAAGCGCAATGACAAGACCAAACACTGAACCTAATATCAAAGGCAAAAATCCTAGCAGCAAGGTTGTTGGCAAATATTGCAGTGCCGCAGCCAAAGCCTTAAACATAAATGGGAAATCAAAATCCATATCATTTCCCTCCTTTCTTACTTAGTAAAATCTCCTCCTAAAACTTCTTGTGAAATCTCAGAAAGTTTGCCTTCATCAATTAACTCTTGCAGAGCTCCATCTATATCTTCTTGCAGCTTTGTATCATCCTTGCTGTATAGATAATATGTTTTGGAAACATAGGCAGGCTCACCTGATGTTTTTAAATCGGCTTTAAATTGCTCATTTAATTTGTTTACATCAAACTTAGTCAGCAATGTTGCGTCAATTGTTCCAGTTTGTAGATCCTTTACAAGCACCTCATTAGCACCGCTGCCATATACTATATCTATTTTGTTGTCATGCTCTTCATTGTACTGCTCCAAAATATACGCGTGGTTGCTTCCTGTTGATGTATAAACTTTCTTACCTGCCAAATCATCTAATGTATTAAAATTGCTACCTGAATTAGCATCTACTACGATATAGCTTGTGTAATCCGTGTAACCTACTTTTCCATATAAGTATTTTGCTTGTCTTTCCTCATTCACTTCGTACTGATGTGCTGCCAAATCTACTTTATTTGCATCAAGTGCAGGCAGAATATTTTTAAATTCAAATGACTCGTATTTAAATTTATACTGCGTAAGTTTTTCATCGACTGCATCGAGCACTGCTTTTTCATATCCTGTCAGCTTCCCGTTCTCATCCAAATAAACAAATGGCTGATACGCATTGCCAGTTCCGACGATTATCTCTTTCGCATCAGAATCATTGTTGTCTGCGCTGGCACTTTCTGCATTATCTCCATTTCCGCACCCTGCCAGCACCAATCCTAATGCAGCTGTAATACCAATAACCTTCCACGATTTAAATTTCGGCAGTATTCTCATGACTTTTCCCACTTTCCCTTAATATTTAATTCACTTTGTTTTTTCCATTCGGCATCAAAAGCAGCTTTTTGCCATTAGTCAAAATAGGTGTTCTGATGCTTT
This genomic window contains:
- a CDS encoding transporter substrate-binding domain-containing protein; translated protein: MRILPKFKSWKVIGITAALGLVLAGCGNGDNAESASADNNDSDAKEIIVGTGNAYQPFVYLDENGKLTGYEKAVLDAVDEKLTQYKFKYESFEFKNILPALDANKVDLAAHQYEVNEERQAKYLYGKVGYTDYTSYIVVDANSGSNFNTLDDLAGKKVYTSTGSNHAYILEQYNEEHDNKIDIVYGSGANEVLVKDLQTGTIDATLLTKFDVNKLNEQFKADLKTSGEPAYVSKTYYLYSKDDTKLQEDIDGALQELIDEGKLSEISQEVLGGDFTK